Proteins from one Acidimicrobiales bacterium genomic window:
- the ssb gene encoding single-stranded DNA-binding protein: protein QSQEWEESTSFFDVVAWRDLGENVALSLTKGARVIVTARLEQRSWETDDGERRSKVELVADDIGPSLRFATAEVQRTQRQPADAETHEVETV, encoded by the coding sequence CAGAGCCAGGAGTGGGAAGAGTCCACCTCTTTCTTCGACGTGGTCGCCTGGCGAGACCTCGGCGAGAACGTCGCCCTGAGTCTCACCAAGGGGGCGCGGGTGATCGTCACTGCCCGCCTGGAGCAGCGCAGCTGGGAGACCGACGACGGCGAACGCCGCTCGAAGGTAGAGCTGGTGGCCGACGACATCGGCCCGAGCCTCCGGTTCGCCACCGCCGAGGTTCAGCGGACCCAGCGCCAGCCGGCCGACGCCGAGACCCACGAGGTCGAGACCGTCTAG